The Candidatus Eisenbacteria bacterium region ACGAAGGGCCGAATTCTGCTAAACTCGGCCCGCTGGCCGCACACGAATCGGGAAAGAGGAGCCGGAACCGGCCATGAACGAAGTGGTTGCGTTGATTCTCGCCGGCGGGCGGGTGAATGAACTCTCCATTCTCACCATGCACCGCCCCAAGTCCGCCATTCCCTTCGGCGGGATGTACCGGGTGATCGATTTCGCCCTCAGCAATTTGATGCACTCCGGGATCGAGCGCGTGGGGATCCTCTCCCAGTTCCGCTCCGGCTCCCTGATCCGTCACATCGGCATCGGCTCCTCCTGGGACATGACCGGCCGCGACCGGGGCGCCACCATGCTCCCCCCCACGAAGGGGATCGCGGACACGGATTGGTACAGGGGGACGGCGGACGCGGTCTATCAAAACCTGGAGTTTCTCGAGAGGCACGGCCCGGAACTGGTGCTGATCCTGTCGGGCGATCACATCTACCGGATGGATTACGGCCCGATGATCGAGTACCACCGCCGCAAGGAAGCGGATCTGACCATCGCGTTCACGGAGACGCCGATCGACCAGGCGCACCGTTTCGGCCTCGGGCGGCTCGACGATGAGGACGGCCCGATCGGCGGGCGATTGGTCGACTACGTCGAGAAACCGGAACGTCCCACTTACACCGCCGCTTCGATGACGGTCTACCTCTTCCGCGCCGGCCTGCTCGCGCATCTGGTGACGGAAAACGCGCGCCACGGCGAGGGCTGGGAGTTCGGCCGGGACATCCTCCCCCGCATGCTGGGCCGC contains the following coding sequences:
- a CDS encoding glucose-1-phosphate adenylyltransferase, whose amino-acid sequence is MNEVVALILAGGRVNELSILTMHRPKSAIPFGGMYRVIDFALSNLMHSGIERVGILSQFRSGSLIRHIGIGSSWDMTGRDRGATMLPPTKGIADTDWYRGTADAVYQNLEFLERHGPELVLILSGDHIYRMDYGPMIEYHRRKEADLTIAFTETPIDQAHRFGLGRLDDEDGPIGGRLVDYVEKPERPTYTAASMTVYLFRAGLLAHLVTENARHGEGWEFGRDILPRMLGRHRVYGWRHRGYWGYTRTVDEFWQCHMELLGERPRIDLEGWGVRTNLDHFGLRDRSPALLLSGSTVEDARISPGCRVSGTVRNSVLFPGCRVARGAVVEHSILFPDVHVERDAVLDRVIADIGVTVGPGARVGDGDDDRPNRSVPELLRSGITLVGKMTQLPGGVRIGRNCIVGPYFGPERFTEQTYSSGETIG